The Arcanobacterium pinnipediorum genome includes the window TTTGAGCACATAGTGCTTCTTCCATCCAGCTGAGGTCTTCAGCAACTAAAGTGCCGTATCCTAGGTTAAAGATACCCTGCATGAGGGTCTGAGCATGAGCCGCATCGGACTGATTACCGGTTGCTTGTGCCTCTAGATCCCGCATACAACTATCCCTTCAAAAATAACGTGCTATGTAAATTACACGCGTGTCATACCCCAAAAGTCAAGGCGATAGGGCAAACTGCCCTCTAGCATCGGAAATAATCACATGAAGCGAGCAAAGATGTCTCATACTCCAGCAGATCTCATCTCAGCACTCCTGACTCGAGCAACCATGCCCGCACTGGTCTGGTATGGAAAATCAGAGCGAATTGAACTCTCTGGCAAAGTCGTAGCTATGCATATATCTAAACTCGTTGGCTATCTTTTAAATGACTTGGCAGTGAGCGAAGATACTCGCCTCGTCATCGATTTGCCGATCCACTGGAAAACACTTCTCTGGCAGCTAGCTGGTTATGCCAGTGGCTGCCAAGTCAGCTCCGCGGGCACCGATTTATCTTGGGAAGATATTGTTGTAACGAACGCTCCTACAGATTCACCGGGTCAAGGAGTACATCTGGCGTTGAATCTGGACTCGTTGGCACTGTCGTGGAACGGTTCGTTGCCCGCCGGGTACGACGACGCTACCGCAGCTCCAATGCGCTTTGCCGACACAATCGATACCAGTATTCTCAGCTCCACTCCACTGCCCGCCGTCGTCCCACCTGAGCACGCCACGCGCGCCCTGGCAGTTCTACCACGCGATATTCACACGCTATGTTCGGAGTTCATCGGGGCTGCAGTAACGAATCGCAATCTGGTGATAATAACCCTAGAACAAGACATTGAGACCATTCTTGCAGCCGAAAATGCATCCATGTGGGATACAATATGAACACTTAATTGTTTATCGAACATTCAACAGCATCGAACGTGAATAAAACGAAGTAGGACAAGAGCGTGAAACCTTCGAGCGAGACTTCCACCCTCCCCAAAAGATCAGCTACCCATCAGCGAAAGATAGGCCCGTGGCGCAATCGCCTACGCATTTTCTTCACCGCTGTACTGGCACTGACACTGTGTGGTGGAACCGCGGTAGCTACGATGCTTCACCAGCTCCAAAGCTCTATCAAGCAACATGATGTCTCTGCGCTGATATCGCAAAAAGATCGCCCAGTAGAAAACCAAGCTCCGCTGGATCAAAAAGCTGGAAAGTCCCTCAACATTTTGCTCTTGGGAGCAGATCTTGCCGATGGCGGCCTCCAACGTTCCGATACGACGATGATCGTCCACATTTCAGCAAATAGAGAACGCATCGATGTGGTCTCGATCCCGCGCGATACTCTCGTCGATATTCCCCCGTGCGTCATGGGCAACGGGGAATCATCATTTTGGCAATACGACACCATTTTTAATGCCGCCTTTGCCACCGGCGGTAATTTCGATGGCAATGTGGCACAATCTGCCGCATGTACGATGAAAACAGTTGAAGAACTCACCGGTATCTACATCGACGGGTTTGCCGTCTTAGACTTTGACTCATTCCGCGACGTCGTCAATACGATCGGCGGCATCGACATGTGTTTCAACGAAGATATTGACGATCCATATTCCGGCATCAGTCTCACTGCCGGTTGCCATCACCTCGATGGCACTCAGGCACTTGGTATTGCACGGGCCCGCTATTCCATTGGTGATGGCTCCGATATCGGCCGTATTTCACGCCAACACCAAGTCGTTACCGCGATAGCTAAAAAGACGTTCTCCCTCAACGTCTTTACCGATATCCCCACGCTCTACGGTATTTTGAAGAATGTAACCAGCCACATGGATTTATCTGATGGGCTTGGTGATATCCAATGGCTAGGCGGACTGTCCTATTCGATGCGCAATATTAACCCTGACGAAATCAATTTCGTTACCATGCCTTTCGAATATGAGGGGCCTCGCGTACGCCCTGCCGCAAGTGCTACAGCTGTGTGGGAAGCACTCATTAACGATGCCCCCATCCCGGCACAAACTCCAGCAGCTGACGCCGGCCCAGATGTTGTTCACAGTGTAACGCCAGAACAACTCCAAGAATTTAAAGACAATCTCGGTGCTGGACTGACACAATAACCGTTAGGATTTCTGGTGACTCAACCTCCATCTTTCCAACCGCGTAACCGCCCACCTCGGCCATCGGCTCAAGGTGCGCGTAGAGTTGGGCGATCTAAGGACCAACCTTCGGCTTCAGCTTCTGGCGAGTCGCGCCCAGGTGCGCGCTCACCTCACGATCAGCCACCTGCACGCTCTAGGTCGGCAGCACCTGCGGGGCGCGCCCCACGCGGCCCAATTCGACGTTCGGCTTTTTCTCCAGACCAATCGCGCACACAACAGCCACAATCTCCACAACAATCCCATTCCACACCTGCCTCACCAGAGCCTATTGCACCGTCGATTCCCCCGCGACGCCGCGCTCAACGCCCTCCGGCGAGCTCGCCGCAATCCTATGCGCCAGCCCGAGAGGCTAGCTCTGGCCCACATGCCCATACTTCTCGCCCCCCACAACAGATCCACCCTGGCCAAGCCAGCCACACTCCAGGAAACGGATCTGGGCATCCGCGTCGGCGCCGCGGTTGGCGATTCTATGCAGCCGGTAGCGCCGTAACTCTTCTAGTGATATTGGTTGTGAGCATCGGCTGGGTCTACTATCTCTACGCCCTTGGTAATTCGAATATCGCGCGCGTGCAAGCCTTAACTGATCGGCCTAGCACTGCCGGCACAACCTATCTCATCGTCGGCTCCGATGAACGCGGCGGCGTTGTTTCTGATCCCACTGAGGGCCAGCGCGCCGATACCATCATGGT containing:
- a CDS encoding LCP family protein; the protein is MTQPPSFQPRNRPPRPSAQGARRVGRSKDQPSASASGESRPGARSPHDQPPARSRSAAPAGRAPRGPIRRSAFSPDQSRTQQPQSPQQSHSTPASPEPIAPSIPPRRRAQRPPASSPQSYAPAREASSGPHAHTSRPPQQIHPGQASHTPGNGSGHPRRRRGWRFYAAGSAVTLLVILVVSIGWVYYLYALGNSNIARVQALTDRPSTAGTTYLIVGSDERGGVVSDPTEGQRADTIMVLHVPDSGKTSLISIPRDALVDYPDGSSGKINAAFSLGGPQSLVATVENLSDLTIDHYVQIGMDGVKQLTDAVGGVNLCLDYDVNDPYSTLQWQAGCHDVDGTTALAFSRMRYQDPLGDIGRATRQRQVVSKIISKAASTSTFINPGQQHHLVEAASSVLTTDDSDSLFDVAWAGLALRDALGTEGVMGAPPISSLNYIGYDGASYVLFDEDAIDSFWAQVRDGSVTKDSFASF
- a CDS encoding LCP family protein, giving the protein MKPSSETSTLPKRSATHQRKIGPWRNRLRIFFTAVLALTLCGGTAVATMLHQLQSSIKQHDVSALISQKDRPVENQAPLDQKAGKSLNILLLGADLADGGLQRSDTTMIVHISANRERIDVVSIPRDTLVDIPPCVMGNGESSFWQYDTIFNAAFATGGNFDGNVAQSAACTMKTVEELTGIYIDGFAVLDFDSFRDVVNTIGGIDMCFNEDIDDPYSGISLTAGCHHLDGTQALGIARARYSIGDGSDIGRISRQHQVVTAIAKKTFSLNVFTDIPTLYGILKNVTSHMDLSDGLGDIQWLGGLSYSMRNINPDEINFVTMPFEYEGPRVRPAASATAVWEALINDAPIPAQTPAADAGPDVVHSVTPEQLQEFKDNLGAGLTQ